A genomic region of Campylobacter corcagiensis contains the following coding sequences:
- a CDS encoding LexA family transcriptional regulator: MNIKSDAEFCRKYNIKQNTLSTWKARNSIPYELLLSISKEENIPVDYIFLNKNFNTSHNENNGYKIKKISHNASAGTLTDIEGIEVYDTDDFIFISKNLFKTNINPEKTRIVEVVGDSMSPTLNSGDYVIINIDNNFIGDGIYVINYKNIFMVKMLQQKPDGLKIKSINPLYESYELEEDSQEIFDIIGKVIKTIS, translated from the coding sequence TTGAATATAAAGAGTGATGCAGAATTTTGCCGAAAATACAACATAAAACAAAATACTCTTAGTACTTGGAAAGCTAGAAACAGTATTCCTTATGAGTTATTGCTCTCAATATCTAAAGAAGAAAATATTCCAGTAGATTATATATTTTTAAACAAAAATTTTAATACTTCGCATAATGAGAATAACGGCTATAAAATTAAAAAAATTAGCCATAATGCAAGTGCTGGAACTTTGACAGATATTGAAGGCATTGAGGTGTATGATACAGATGATTTTATATTTATTTCGAAAAATCTTTTTAAGACAAATATTAATCCTGAAAAAACTAGAATAGTAGAGGTCGTTGGAGATAGTATGTCCCCCACATTAAACTCTGGAGATTATGTCATAATAAATATTGACAATAATTTTATAGGTGATGGAATTTATGTGATAAATTATAAAAATATTTTCATGGTTAAAATGTTGCAACAAAAACCGGATGGCTTAAAAATTAAAAGTATAAACCCACTATATGAAAGCTATGAATTAGAAGAAGACTCACAAGAAATTTTTGATATTATTGGCAAAGTAATTAAAACTATAAGCTAA
- the tnpA gene encoding IS66 family insertion sequence element accessory protein TnpA, whose translation MFYVGSKTASIVFNVGQSTLRESVSRNSNRYPFLRIENTGKRGRGGARLLFKIEIAQLKMALHSKKISNDTKIYTLDKGGLKEISLGDIFGDDFIQNLGSGVVNGGVSGADSHSDGVAGVSGVNDYDRASYVNGGVDKASGFDSHSDGVAGVSGFDTHSDGGVYSCDKINNKRRILDNKNGYQGIGGKNKKEIKSSEISSGDGELDSHITRNESKMSDDEKQHIASLNLTKDLKSGVLGGVVNDAKESKSGLCGSSTKGGLCGVGSDVSVLGGVSNNSSILGGDNSKNSKADSHSHNSALCGNAKNVTYFQLSDKQKDEVNEKIKLIKEQISSGQSVADFCKARNLSKSTFYRWKKEYKNGGAVGLADKSGMHRKGESKLEPWMQEFVLSKFRAYGAGNFNLTECVDSLNAEIIKRDGLKYGLNLSGEFSFCDSGVIKRFLDNHYKNKPLEYTVITKGFDKAKSYFKPSMGDQREIFTFRNQCWQIDSSPLDMIVRDDETNEPFRPHILSIVDVYSGRGVVSLEKTSNSLNIIRLLWKAISTLGKPQTIKGDNGKDYLSGNFQELLNGLGIFYEAALPYSGEQKGMVERRFKTLQHSGIAMLPGYIGNDLKTREQIEQRTPKKDRHAKDEYGHSKMTNLKNLLSFSQAKKELEILNMKWDLISGKRRKGKPSPMDIWNSDDTKLLSVDYAEFLLYASKGVDRVVTKKGINFNGDVFVSFDMPPVKTRVTIRQNIDDVSEIYVFSQKGEFLCVARDSKKANLSADELKIVNKSFKKDLSEIKKVIDKASQSLKRDALYELENIKKLHRKSLKAEKWELSNDISSVKEKIQTSKKLNEISNQAANYEKYRLKKDETKTKKFKGFDELIEDVS comes from the coding sequence ATGTTTTATGTGGGCAGTAAAACCGCATCTATAGTATTTAATGTAGGACAAAGTACATTAAGAGAATCAGTTAGCCGAAATTCTAATCGCTATCCTTTTCTACGCATAGAAAATACAGGTAAAAGGGGTCGTGGTGGGGCTAGGTTACTTTTTAAAATAGAAATAGCCCAGTTAAAAATGGCACTACATAGTAAAAAAATATCAAATGATACGAAAATTTACACCTTAGATAAAGGTGGGTTAAAAGAGATTAGTTTGGGTGATATCTTTGGTGATGATTTTATACAAAATTTAGGAAGTGGTGTGGTAAATGGTGGTGTGAGTGGTGCTGACAGCCATAGTGACGGCGTGGCTGGAGTGAGTGGCGTGAATGATTATGATAGAGCAAGTTATGTAAATGGCGGTGTGGATAAAGCAAGTGGTTTTGACAGTCATAGTGACGGCGTGGCTGGAGTGAGTGGCTTTGATACTCATAGTGACGGCGGTGTGTATAGTTGTGACAAGATAAATAATAAAAGACGCATTTTAGATAACAAAAATGGTTATCAAGGCATTGGTGGTAAAAACAAAAAAGAGATAAAAAGCAGTGAAATTTCAAGTGGCGATGGTGAGTTAGATAGTCATATAACGCGAAACGAAAGCAAGATGAGTGATGATGAAAAACAACATATCGCTAGTTTAAATTTAACTAAAGATTTAAAAAGTGGTGTTTTAGGTGGCGTAGTTAATGACGCTAAAGAGTCTAAAAGTGGCTTATGTGGCAGTAGCACTAAGGGTGGTTTATGTGGTGTGGGTAGCGATGTAAGTGTTTTAGGCGGTGTATCTAATAACTCTAGCATTTTGGGTGGTGATAACTCTAAAAATTCCAAAGCCGATAGCCATAGTCACAACAGTGCTTTGTGTGGTAACGCTAAAAATGTGACCTACTTCCAGCTTAGCGATAAACAAAAAGATGAAGTTAATGAAAAGATAAAACTCATCAAAGAGCAAATTTCAAGTGGGCAAAGTGTGGCTGATTTTTGTAAGGCTAGAAATCTCTCCAAATCTACATTTTACCGCTGGAAAAAAGAGTATAAAAACGGCGGTGCTGTGGGGCTAGCGGATAAAAGTGGAATGCACCGCAAAGGTGAGTCTAAGCTTGAGCCTTGGATGCAGGAATTTGTTTTAAGTAAATTTAGAGCTTACGGGGCTGGAAATTTTAATCTAACTGAGTGCGTAGATAGTCTAAATGCTGAGATTATAAAAAGAGATGGCTTAAAGTATGGCTTAAATTTAAGCGGTGAGTTTAGCTTTTGTGATAGTGGTGTGATAAAGAGATTTTTAGATAATCACTACAAAAACAAGCCACTTGAATACACAGTTATAACTAAAGGCTTTGATAAAGCAAAAAGCTATTTTAAACCATCAATGGGAGATCAAAGAGAGATTTTTACCTTTAGAAATCAGTGTTGGCAAATAGATAGTAGCCCACTTGATATGATAGTAAGAGATGATGAAACTAATGAGCCGTTTCGTCCGCACATTTTAAGCATAGTTGATGTTTATAGTGGTCGTGGGGTAGTAAGCTTAGAAAAAACAAGCAATAGCTTAAACATTATTCGCCTACTTTGGAAGGCTATAAGCACCCTAGGAAAACCACAAACTATAAAAGGCGATAACGGAAAAGACTATTTAAGCGGAAATTTCCAGGAGCTATTAAATGGTCTTGGTATTTTTTATGAAGCGGCCTTGCCTTATAGTGGGGAACAAAAAGGAATGGTTGAAAGAAGATTTAAAACGCTTCAACACTCAGGTATTGCAATGCTTCCAGGATATATCGGAAATGATCTAAAAACAAGAGAGCAGATAGAACAAAGAACGCCTAAAAAAGATCGTCACGCAAAAGATGAGTATGGACATTCTAAAATGACAAATTTAAAGAATTTACTAAGCTTTAGCCAGGCTAAAAAAGAGCTTGAAATTTTAAATATGAAGTGGGATTTAATAAGTGGCAAAAGAAGAAAAGGAAAACCTAGCCCAATGGATATATGGAATAGCGATGATACTAAACTTTTAAGCGTGGATTACGCTGAGTTTTTACTTTATGCAAGTAAAGGTGTAGATAGAGTAGTAACTAAAAAAGGCATAAATTTTAACGGAGATGTTTTTGTTAGCTTTGATATGCCACCAGTTAAAACAAGGGTAACTATTCGTCAAAATATAGATGATGTTAGTGAAATTTATGTCTTTAGCCAAAAAGGCGAGTTTTTATGCGTGGCAAGAGATAGTAAAAAAGCAAATTTAAGTGCTGATGAGTTAAAAATAGTAAATAAAAGCTTTAAAAAAGATCTAAGTGAGATAAAAAAGGTTATAGATAAAGCTAGCCAGTCTTTAAAAAGAGATGCTTTATATGAGTTAGAAAACATAAAAAAACTGCATAGAAAAAGTTTAAAGGCTGAAAAATGGGAGTTATCAAATGATATTAGTAGTGTTAAAGAAAAAATACAAACATCTAAAAAGCTAAATGAGATCTCAAACCAAGCTGCAAATTATGAAAAATATAGGCTTAAAAAAGATGAAACTAAGACAAAGAAATTTAAGGGCTTTGATGAGTTGATAGAAGATGTTAGTTAG